In Chaetodon trifascialis isolate fChaTrf1 chromosome 4, fChaTrf1.hap1, whole genome shotgun sequence, one DNA window encodes the following:
- the klhl26 gene encoding kelch-like protein 26: protein MAESDGGDFASKHPQSSMANKNSTLRCTFSAPTHSTTLLQGLSVLRAQGQLLDVVLAINEERFQVHRAVLAACSDYFRAMFTGGMRESNQDTIELKGLSARGLKHIIDFAYSAEVTLDLDCIQDVLGAAVFLQMVPVVELCEEFLKSAMSVETCLHIGQMATTFSLSSLKESVDAFTFRHFLQIAEEEDFLHIPMERLIFFLQSNKLKNCNEIDLFHAAIRWLQYDESRRAKASSVLCHVRFPLMRSSELVDSVQTVDIMVEDVLCRQYLLEAFNYQILPFRQHEMQSSRTAIRSDVMSLITFGGTPYTDNDRTVSTKVYHLPDIASRQFKELTEMEAGCSHACVAVLDNFVYVVGGQHLQYRSGEGAVDSCYRYDPHLSQWLRIQPMQEARIQFQLNVLHGQLYATGGRNRSGSLSSVECYCPKKNEWTYVEPLKRRIWGHAGTPCGEKLYISGGYGVSLDDKKTLHCYDPASDQWDFRAPMNEPRVLHAMISTRDRVYALGGRMDHVDRCFDVLAVEYYIPENDQWTTVSPMRAGQSEAGCCLLDRKIYIVGGYNWHLNNVTSIVQVYNTETDEWERDLHFPESFAGIACTPIIIPQNTTQR, encoded by the exons ATGGCGGAGTCGGATGGCGGGGATTTCGCTTCGAAACATCCACAGAGCAG taTGGCTAACAAGAATAGTACCCTGCGCTGCACATTCTCAGCCCCAACCCACAGCACCACCCTCCTCCAGGGCCTGTCGGTCTTGCGAGCTCAGGGCCAACTACTTGACGTAGTGCTGGCCATCAATGAGGAGCGCTTCCAGGTCCACAGAGCTGTGCTGGCCGCCTGTAGTGATTACTTCAG AGCAATGTTTACCGGTGGCATGAGGGAGTCAAATCAAGATACCATTGAGCTTAAGGGCTTGTCTGCCCGCGGCCTGAAACATATCATTGACTTTGCCTACAGTGCAGAGGTCACTTTAGATTTGGACTGTATTCAGGATGTCCTTGGGGCAGCTGTGTTTCTCCAGATGGTTCCAGTTGTGGAGCTCTGCGAGGAGTTCCTCAAGTCAGCGATGAGCGTAGAGACCTGCCTGCACATCGGCCAGATGGCCACCACCTTCAGCCTGTCTTCCCTCAAAGAGTCGGTGGATGCCTTCACCTTCCGTCACTTCCTCCAAattgcagaggaggaggactttcTGCACATCCCCATGGAGCGCCTCATCTTCTTCCTGCAGAGCAACAAACTGAAGAACTGTAACGAGATTGACCTCTTCCACGCTGCCATCAGGTGGCTGCAGTACGACGAGTCTCGCCGGGCTAAAGCGAGCAGTGTCCTGTGCCATGTGCGCTTCCCACTCATGCGCTCCTCAGAGCTGGTGGACAGCGTTCAGACAGTGGACATCATGGTAGAAGACGTGCTGTGCCGCCAGTACCTCCTCGAGGCCTTCAACTACCAGATTCTTCCCTTCCGACAGCATGAGATGCAGTCTTCGCGGACGGCCATACGTTCCGACGTCATGTCACTCATCACCTTTGGCGGGACGCCCTACACTGACAACGACCGCACGGTGAGCACCAAGGTGTACCATCTCCCTGACATTGCCTCCCGCCAGTTCAAAGAGCTGACAGAGATGGAGGCGGGGTGCAGCCACGCTTGTGTGGCCGTACTTGATAATTTTGTGTATGTTGTTGGTGGACAGCACTTGCAGTACCGCAGCGGCGAGGGGGCAGTAGACAGCTGCTATCGCTACGACCCGCATCTGAGCCAGTGGCTGCGCATCCAACCCATGCAGGAGGCTCGTATCCAGTTTCAGCTCAACGTACTGCATGGACAGCTATATGCCACTGGAGGGCGTAATCGATCTGGCAGTCTGTCATCTGTAGAGTGTTACTGCCCAAAGAAGAACGAGTGGACTTATGTGGAACCGCTAAAACGCAGGATTTGGGGTCACGCGGGGACTCCCTGTGGAGAGAAGCTGTATATCTCAGGGGGTTATGGCGTCTCGTTGGATGACAAGAAAACTCTCCACTGCTACGACCCAGCGTCAGACCAATGGGACTTCAGAGCTCCCATGAATGAACCCAGAGTGTTGCATGCCATGATCAGCACCAGGGACCGAGTTTATGCTCTGGGCGGTCGCATGGATCACGTGGACCGTTGTTTCGACGTGCTGGCGGTTGAGTATTACATTCCAGAGAACGACCAGTGGACCACCGTCAGTCCCATGAGAGCAGGGCAGTCTGAGGCAGGCTGCTGTTTACTGGACAGGAAGATCTACATTGTCGGGGGCTACAACTGGCACCTGAACAATGTCACGAGCATTGTGCAGGTgtacaacacagagacagatgagtgGGAGAGGGATTTGCACTTCCCAGAATCCTTCGCTGGCATCGCTTGTACACCGATTATAATTCCACAGAACACCACACAACGCTAA